GCCGTCCGGGCCCGTGACGGTGACGACGCGGTCGCCCGTCAGGCGGCCCTCGCCGCGGTAGCGGGTGATCTTGTTCTTCTTGAAGAGGTACTCGACGCCGTCGGTGTTCTGCTTGACGACCTTGGCGCGACGCGCCTGCATGGCGGCCACGTCGGCGCGGACGCCCTCGACCACGACGCCGTGCTCGGCCAGGCTCCCCTTGGCCTCCTCGTAGCGGAAGCTCGACTCGAGCAGCGCCTTGCTGGGGATGCAGCCGACGCGCAGGCAGGTGCCACCCAGCGTCTCCTCGCGCTCCACCACCGCCACGTCGAACCCGAGCTGGGCGCCGCGGATGGCCGCCACGTAGCCGCCGGGCCCGGCGCCGATGATCACGACGTCGTGCTGCGCCTCGGTTGCCACCTCAGACCTCCAGCAGCATGCGCGCGGGCCGCTCGACGGCGTCCTTGATGCGCTTCAGGAAGGTGACGGCCTCGCGCCCGTCCACCACGCGGTGGTCGTAGGTGAGCGCCAGGTACATCATCGGTCTGATGACGACCTGGCCGGCCTCGGCCACGGGCCGTTCCTGGATGGTGTGCATCCCCAGCACGCCCGACTGGGGCGGGTTGACGATCGGGGTCGAGAGGAGCGAGCCGAAGACGCCGCCGTTGCTGATGGTGAAGGTGCCGCCCTGCAGCTCCTCGGGCAGGATCTTGTTGTTGTTGGCGCGCGCCCCGAAATCGGCGATGGCGAGCTCCACCTCGGCGAACGACAGCCGCTCCGCGTCGCGGACGACCGGCACCACCAAGCCGCGCGGCGTCGACACGGCTACGCCGATGTCGTAGTAGTTCTTGAACACCATGTCGGTGCCGCGGACCTCGGCGTTGAGCTGCGGCACCTGCTT
This Trueperaceae bacterium DNA region includes the following protein-coding sequences:
- the odhB gene encoding 2-oxoglutarate dehydrogenase complex dihydrolipoyllysine-residue succinyltransferase — translated: APAATPAPAATPAPAATPAPAAPVGVKATSVMPAARRLLDESGLSADEVPATGPGGRLLKEDVQNYLAQRERAAAEPDRTVAVSGYERQEEVRPMSLLRRRIAERLVAAQQDAALLTTFNEVDMSGVMALRKEYKEAFEKRYGVRLGFMSFFVKAAVDALKQVPQLNAEVRGTDMVFKNYYDIGVAVSTPRGLVVPVVRDAERLSFAEVELAIADFGARANNNKILPEELQGGTFTISNGGVFGSLLSTPIVNPPQSGVLGMHTIQERPVAEAGQVVIRPMMYLALTYDHRVVDGREAVTFLKRIKDAVERPARMLLEV